The window aaaaagaaaaaaataatagaaaagTTTAACCCCCTGTCTCCACTATCACTTATAATCTAAGCTAAATTTTGTGAAATGAAATATATAATTCTACATTTTCATCTAATAGGCAAGACTCTGAGGATTAATGGTCTTGATATTGCAGAACCTAATTAATGCGTGTTCTTTATTTACAGATTTTACATACTGGTCATCAACGTGTCAGGATGCATgcaaaatgtcacattttggCACTGAACAGTTAGTTCTTAGTCTCTGTGCCTCATTAGGccagcagcctgaagacatctTCCATGTTTTAAAACAAGTCAGTTTCAGTGTTCACAAGGTCAGCTGGACTCTGGCTTTATGACCTACTCATTAAACAGGTATAAGGTCAGTTAATTATTGGAACAAATAGTAAAGATAGCCACTAAAATAGACAGGCAAGAAATGATAAGCTTGCAGTTTTCTACCACTGTCTCAATTCAGTGATGGGTGTAGCAACAAACAGCCAACATACAATAGGTCGATAATCAAATCAGGGATATCTTTAAGTGTCTTATTATTGAATACATAAAGTAAATATTTTAGGTCAAATGTATCTCACTGGCTGAATGAAAAGGTAGACACATACATACAATGTGCAACCAagtgtgttttttcctttttctgactAAATATTCAACACTATGTGTTCCTTCATGGTATGCATGCATATAATTTTCATGTGTCAATAACCAAGTCAGCCACTGAATATTTAGAGTCTTATTGTTCATCTAAGTTATCTCATAAAGATGAAAATCCACCTCATCTAAGAGGAGTTTAGATATTCTACACGTTTGGTTttctaatgataataataatatctcCAATGTTGATTTCACTGCAcacttccttaaaaaaaaaaattaatactCGAGGAACGGGCATCTAAAGATAGTTCCAACAAAACTATGAAATAATTCTCAAAATATGTTTTTCGAAACTATGATGTTGTCATGCACATTACTAGGATTGCCCATAATTGAAACGTGACAGTTTTGTTTGCATCTAACAAAGCTCAATAACCATCTGAGGGAAGCAGTTTCATCCTTGAGTTGGAGCACAACTCATCCCCCAGCCGCAGGGATGTCCACAGTGGCGTCCTCATGCCATCAGAATGACAGTCAAAGGGCTTTCCACTCCCTCTGCATTCGAACACAACTCAACCAACACAGAAAGGTTAAATATCTGATTCTTTACGGGAGGATGGCTGATCCTGTTCCATGGTGGTCAGCTCAGATGAACACCTTCTGTCTTGCTCTTTCTGATCATCTCCCTCATCTTCCTCATCCCTGCTGATGAAGGCCAGCTCATTCTCATAGCAGAAGGAGTTGGCGCCAGATGTCGGGAATTTTCTCTCCTCCATGTCCTTGGCACTGCATCTGGGGGTTGATGGTActtcaaatgttttgtgaaagtAGGAATAATCTATCCTGTACTGGTTCCTCTCCTCGAAGATGAGGGGCTCAAAGCGATGACCCCACAGGATCTCAGAAGGCAGGTATGAGGTGCGCGCCTGCGTCGTCATGGCTGTGGCCTCCACCAGTCCCTCGAGTACTATTACTATCTCAAAGTCGGAAGTTTCAAGATCTTGCTTACTGATGCCAAAAAGTGGACTTTCTTCATCAATCTCATGTATGACAGTAAGAGGTGCAACCAAAAACAGACGATCTGTACCTTTGTCATAGCCTACATTCATATCGATCTGATCCAGGGGGATATACTCGCCCTCCTCTGTGTAACGGGACTTCACCAGCTGGGCCCGCACATGAGCCTCCACGAAATGGCTCTTCCTCAGATTAGCAACTCTAAACATCAAACATAGCTTCCCATCACGCAAAGCAATTACTGTGTTGTGGCTGAAAAGTAGCGTCTCTGCACGCTTCTTGGGTCTGGCCATCTTGGCCATGATTGCACCAATCATAAAGGCGTCAATGATGCAGCCCATGATAGACTGAAAGACCACCATAAAGACGGCCATTGGGCATTCCTCTGTCACACAGCGAGCACCATACCCAATGGTTGTCTGGGTCTcaatagaaaacaaaaaagctgCCACAAAGGTGTTGACCTGCGAGACACAAGGAACAAAGTTGTCATCCCCTCCAGGATTGTCCATGTCACCATGTAGAAGGCCAATGATCCAGAACGCTAGGCCAAACGTTAGCCAGGACACCACAAACACCAggctgaagagcaggaacatGTATCGCCAGCGGATGTCCACACAAGTCGTGAAAATGTCAGATATATACCTCTGTGACTTCTCATCCATGTTTGAGAAGTGGATGTTGCATTGGCCAGTCTTGCTGACAAACCGGTTGTGGTATTTGCGTCTTGTGTGGATCTTGCCATTGCCAAAGCTGCCCACGGCAGGCATGGTACTAAGTCTAAGTCCTTCTTCTTCACAGGACAGGAAGCTGTGGTGGTTGGCTCTTCCCACACTCATGCCTCAGTGGAACACAGCCACAGGGCTTCACACTATCAGCCTGGCTCATACAAAACTGACCAGGCTCACAGAAGTGCGCAGTTCCCTCCAGCACAACTGCAAAGGAAAAACAGGCACAGAATCAACACAGGTAATTgtaaaattcaaagaaaaaaataagaaaaatgcatttacatttgtttaaagggatagtttgcctcttttgacatgaagctgtatgacatcccatattagcaatatcatttatgaacattgacttaccctcagctgtgtcctgtgagccgagttccagcctcgttttggcgttgaggaaggtagtccggctagtttgctagggtcccgaaaataaagcgtcttgcttctcaaaacaatatgcgttcaaaagagtaatacatttgcatcacaaaatcgtccctccagaaaaagtcagacctcacaatcgcttggcgctatttttgccccccttcatatcaatgcgttcagccacctagcgatagccgcacctgttacggtgtttactgctcggaagcaggggactgctcggtctgcacttcggtctgcacagtttacacagcccgtagtgatacgaaggtagagagaaatagcgccaagtgattgtgagctctgacttttttctggagggacgattttgtgatgcaaatgtatactcttttgaacgcatattgttttgagaagcaagacgctttattttcgggaccctagcaaactagctggactaccttcgtcaacgccaaaatgaggctggaactcggctcacaggacgcagcggggggtaagtcaaaagaggcgaactatccctttaagctaagAATTAAGAATATCATCCAGTCTCTTTGTATGTTAGGTCCCATTTTTGTCAGTATACCATCTAAATTTCCCATAAAGTACCCCAGATTCTATTGCTCGGTCAACTCCACTTTCTTCTCAACCACAGATTTTAAAAATTTGTCCACTGACAACAAATTTTTGATGATGAACAAAAAATCTACATTTTTCGCACCAGACTCACACACTGTCATATTCATCAAGCATTATTAGGGCAAACATGGCAAAATATCTATTCAGATTTTCAACCTGTCTCCTGTGTTAAAACCTTTGTCTCTCAATGcagtttgctttaaaagatacaaGCTATATCTTTTAATAATACATTCTTTAATGGCATTTATTTCATGATCTGTCTTGATCTGTTTTTCCACTGCTCTATTGGAAAAACTGTTGTATATACCATACACATTTCACTGATCAACAAGGTACAGAAATAGCCAGTTAATCCAATGCCCTGCCATTTTATGTGAcgtattttctgtttcttccaGCTGGCACCTCTGTTAGAGTAACTGGAGTACTGTGATGAGGCTGTGTGGTTCCCCTGTGAGGCTGAAAGTAATACGAGCTGAAAAAAATTAGACAGCGGCAAAAAACTGGGTATCATAGTAGAGAGAGATTTGATACAAATGGTTTTGTAGTACAATTCCACAAGTTCACCATAGGCATGTCATATATAAAATCTTCAGAATTGTTCGAGCAACAGCAGAGTACAGTATAACATCAGTTTTTATGATCAGTGTCATTACTGGATTGGTTTTCTGAAAATGTTATTCATGTGCAACCCTATGCTGAAATAGGCTTAAGAATTATATTTCACCAGTTCTGGATAATGCTCAGCcatcacatttatttacaaaattGTTCACACCATCAAGAGCCAGGTGTGCACTTTGAGTACagaatttaccatagatataaCAATTTTGAGGTGATCCAGCATTACCACCGCTATCAAATCTCTTCTGATCATTCTGTTTGACACAGAAAACTATCTCACCGATGATACCAACTTTGATCCCAGGACATTTTTAGAAAGCGGTGTATGGCCACCAACAGCttggtttaaaataaaaataaaaatctacatTATATAAACCTTGTAGTCGACAATACTTAAGGTTTTGAGCAATGCTAGCCTTGGTTTAGTGTTTACCTGCTTATTGTGTTTCAGGTCACctcattgtaattataaaaGCAACAACTGAGAATCTGTTGCTGGTATAATTAGCATCTAGTCACAGTCAGTCTCAGGCACAAAGACGTTGTTCAATATGTCACTTCTTACTCAGGCATTATAATTCAAAGGCTCACTATAATATTTTGACAAAAAGCTGTATGTAATTAATCATGAAAACAGATTCTGTCAGGTTAAATTGGTTTTAGGGTTTCATTTAATTGAACGGATGACAGAAATTTAATTCTAAGAGATCTCTTACTCAAAATCAATAGAAGGCCACACACAGTAATTTGATACCAGCACATGGACAACCTCTTCTTCCCTGAGGTTGCTTTGTAACACTGAGCTAATTCTGGAATTCagttttt is drawn from Odontesthes bonariensis isolate fOdoBon6 chromosome 21, fOdoBon6.hap1, whole genome shotgun sequence and contains these coding sequences:
- the kcnj12b gene encoding ATP-sensitive inward rectifier potassium channel 12, which translates into the protein MSVGRANHHSFLSCEEEGLRLSTMPAVGSFGNGKIHTRRKYHNRFVSKTGQCNIHFSNMDEKSQRYISDIFTTCVDIRWRYMFLLFSLVFVVSWLTFGLAFWIIGLLHGDMDNPGGDDNFVPCVSQVNTFVAAFLFSIETQTTIGYGARCVTEECPMAVFMVVFQSIMGCIIDAFMIGAIMAKMARPKKRAETLLFSHNTVIALRDGKLCLMFRVANLRKSHFVEAHVRAQLVKSRYTEEGEYIPLDQIDMNVGYDKGTDRLFLVAPLTVIHEIDEESPLFGISKQDLETSDFEIVIVLEGLVEATAMTTQARTSYLPSEILWGHRFEPLIFEERNQYRIDYSYFHKTFEVPSTPRCSAKDMEERKFPTSGANSFCYENELAFISRDEEDEGDDQKEQDRRCSSELTTMEQDQPSSRKESDI